Proteins co-encoded in one Prevotella sp. E13-27 genomic window:
- the rpsK gene encoding 30S ribosomal protein S11 → MAKKTVASKKRNVKVNAIGQLHVHSSFNNIIVSLANDEGQVISWSSAGKMGFRGSKKNTPYAAQMAAEDCAKVAFDLGLRKVKAYVKGPGNGRESAIRAVHGAGIEVMEIVDVTPLPHNGCRPPKRRRV, encoded by the coding sequence ATGGCAAAGAAAACAGTCGCTTCTAAGAAAAGAAACGTGAAGGTTAATGCTATTGGTCAGCTTCACGTTCACAGCTCTTTCAATAATATTATAGTATCTCTTGCTAACGATGAGGGTCAGGTTATCTCTTGGTCTTCAGCTGGTAAGATGGGATTCCGTGGCTCTAAGAAGAACACTCCATACGCTGCACAGATGGCTGCTGAGGATTGCGCTAAGGTAGCTTTCGATCTTGGTCTTCGCAAGGTTAAGGCTTATGTAAAGGGCCCAGGTAATGGTCGTGAGTCTGCTATCCGTGCCGTGCATGGTGCAGGTATCGAGGTAATGGAGATCGTTGACGTTACTCCACTGCCACACAACGGCT